Proteins encoded by one window of Pseudomonadota bacterium:
- a CDS encoding LapA family protein yields the protein MIRTIYLTLVLIAAAAASAVFSYLNQGTIELDIAFAKVTVSISLAFAVAVALGWALGWLSAAVVLARAKADQFLLKRRLRHARTELQEAKRLPGLD from the coding sequence ATGATTCGCACCATCTATCTGACCCTGGTGCTGATTGCTGCCGCTGCCGCGTCGGCGGTGTTCTCCTACCTCAATCAGGGCACCATCGAACTCGATATCGCGTTCGCCAAGGTCACCGTGTCCATCTCCCTGGCCTTCGCCGTGGCCGTCGCCCTCGGGTGGGCCTTGGGCTGGCTCAGTGCGGCGGTGGTCCTGGCACGGGCGAAGGCCGATCAGTTCCTGCTCAAACGTCGCCTGCGCCACGCGCGCACGGAGCTTCAGGAGGCGAAGCGCCTGCCCGGCCTCGACTGA
- the ihfB gene encoding integration host factor subunit beta — MTKSELIEVIARKQKHLPARDVELAVKHLLELMSDALANGERIEIRGFGSFSLHYRPARTGRNPKTGEAVALAGKHVPHFKPGKDLRERVNDGRHNEIHS, encoded by the coding sequence AGTGATCGCCCGCAAGCAGAAGCACCTGCCAGCGCGAGACGTCGAGCTGGCGGTAAAGCACCTGCTCGAGTTGATGAGCGACGCGCTGGCGAATGGCGAGCGTATCGAAATCCGCGGGTTCGGCAGCTTCTCGCTGCACTACCGCCCGGCACGCACCGGTCGCAACCCGAAGACTGGCGAGGCCGTGGCCCTGGCCGGCAAGCACGTGCCACACTTCAAGCCAGGTAAAGACCTGCGGGAGCGGGTCAACGACGGGCGCCACAACGAGATTCACTCCTAG